Proteins co-encoded in one Bemisia tabaci chromosome 9, PGI_BMITA_v3 genomic window:
- the LOC109037010 gene encoding vanin-like protein 1 isoform X1 encodes MKVILFLALLVGIGIAVAVIYIRRESFPGEMEHDETYVAAVVDYHPRPWDDNFTVAEYMLANAAEHVSFIKEAKKLDAEIIVFPECGLTGITGMLGEAGTVRPKFKSIDVAIEIPSPVEPFESKGHTFTPDQEVLKVLSDAAKESSIYVVANLVEKVNCSTETDCPPEQLIFYNSNIVFNRHGCIISRYRKYNLYGEAVSAEKEADLCTFETDFNVTFGVIICFDILFGNPAQRLITEKGVSDIIFSSAWFSELPFLTATSVEAGWAHSMDVNLLASGIRNPATGNGGSGIYNGSGGPLAVTVPLTEDSVLLTAQVPIKPTKHAQTKCPYFSYSSAHSNIGKTEQVGRIDSPRQRQYIKSEYFGDLLLKKDPSLSSMSSELLEPDSLDPSSIIYSYHKNDIPGFISSISVKWRVDLPLGNSTPRYRMVSFNGLRPFGDVRNESVGVCGVVACGDETFDSCGEVLPLDSAPKIIFESIELRVKSDSLTLGYLPITMDFGLKPLPPSVFKFSKEYVHSNQTEPVCMVKMALIKPVQDLFSFAIYKIPD; translated from the exons ATGAAAGTGATACTGTTTCTCGCCCTGCTTGTTGGCATAGGCATCGCTGTC GCTGTGATCTACATCCGAAGAGAGAGCTTTCCCGGTGAGATGGAACACGACGAAACGTACGTGGCTGCGGTTGTTGATTATCACCCTCGCCCGTGGGACGATAATTTCACCGTTGCAGAATATATGCTCGCAAATGCGGCCGAACATGTATCGTTCATCAAGGaagccaaaaaatta GACGCTGAGATTATTGTTTTCCCTGAGTGTGGGCTAACAGGTATCACTGGTATGCTCGGTGAAGCAGGCACAGTCAGGCCGAAGTTTAAGTCAATTGATGTGGCCATTGAAATTCCTTCACCTGTTGAACCTTTCGAGTCAAAAGGACATACTTTCACCCCTGATCAAGAG GTTTTGAAAGTCCTCTCCGACGCTGCCAAGGAAAGCAGCATTTATGTCGTGGCCAATTTAGTAGAGAAAGTAAATTGTTCAACTGAAACTGACTGCCCACCCGAGCAACTAATCTTTTACAATTCCAACATTGTGTTCAATCGACATGGCTGCATCATATCCAG GTATCGGAAGTATAATCTTTACGGAGAAGCTGTGAGTGCTGAAAAAGAGGCGGATCTGTGCACTTTTGAGACGGACTTTAATGTAACGTTCGGCGTGATTATTTGTTTCGACATACTGTTTGGCAATCCTGCACAGCGACTTATCACTGAAAAAGGAGTTTCAGATATCATATTTTCGTCGGCATGGTTCTCTGAACTTCCGTTCCTTACAG CAACTAGCGTAGAGGCAGGATGGGCTCACTCTATGGATGTAAACCTTCTGGCCTCTGGAATTCGCAACCCGGCAACCGGAAATGGCGGAAGTGGCATCTACAACGGCAGTGGCGGACCCCTGGCAGTCACAGTGCCTCTCACCGAAGACAGTGTACTGCTCACAGCCCAAGTGCCAATCAAACCGACGAAGCACGCGCAAACAAAATGTCCATACTTCTCTTATTCTTCTGCCCATAGCAATATCGGAAAAACAGAGCAAGTTGGCAGAATAGATTCCCCTCGTCAAAGACAATACATCAAATCGGAATATTTCGGCGACCTACTACTGAAGAAAGACCCCAGCCTCTCTAGTATGTCATCGGAATTATTAGAGCCCGATTCGTTAGACCCATCATCGATAATCTATTCGTATCATAAAAACGATATACCTGGATTCATTTCATCCATCAGTGTCAAATGGAGAGTGGATTTGCCACTCGGCAATTCGACCCCTCGTTATCGTATGGTTTCGTTCAATGGTCTTAGACCGTTTGGCGACGTTAGGAATGAAAGTGTGGGTGTTTGTGGTGTAGTGGCCTGTGGGGATGAGACGTTTGATTCTTGTGGCGAGGTTCTCCCCCTCGATTCGGCACCGAAGATCATTTTTGAAAGTATCGAACTTCGTGTGAAGTCCGATTCTCTTACTTTAGGGTATCTTCCCATCACTATGGATTTTGGCCTGAAGCCGCTGCCACCCTCCGTCTTTAAGTTTTCTAAAGAGTACGTTCATTCTAATCAAACCGAGCCGGTGTGTATGGTCAAGATGGCTCTGATCAAACCAGTTCAGGATTTGTTTAGTTTTGCAATTTACAAAATCCCCGACTAA
- the LOC109037010 gene encoding vanin-like protein 1 isoform X3, whose protein sequence is MLGEAGTVRPKFKSIDVAIEIPSPVEPFESKGHTFTPDQEVLKVLSDAAKESSIYVVANLVEKVNCSTETDCPPEQLIFYNSNIVFNRHGCIISRYRKYNLYGEAVSAEKEADLCTFETDFNVTFGVIICFDILFGNPAQRLITEKGVSDIIFSSAWFSELPFLTATSVEAGWAHSMDVNLLASGIRNPATGNGGSGIYNGSGGPLAVTVPLTEDSVLLTAQVPIKPTKHAQTKCPYFSYSSAHSNIGKTEQVGRIDSPRQRQYIKSEYFGDLLLKKDPSLSSMSSELLEPDSLDPSSIIYSYHKNDIPGFISSISVKWRVDLPLGNSTPRYRMVSFNGLRPFGDVRNESVGVCGVVACGDETFDSCGEVLPLDSAPKIIFESIELRVKSDSLTLGYLPITMDFGLKPLPPSVFKFSKEYVHSNQTEPVCMVKMALIKPVQDLFSFAIYKIPD, encoded by the exons ATGCTCGGTGAAGCAGGCACAGTCAGGCCGAAGTTTAAGTCAATTGATGTGGCCATTGAAATTCCTTCACCTGTTGAACCTTTCGAGTCAAAAGGACATACTTTCACCCCTGATCAAGAG GTTTTGAAAGTCCTCTCCGACGCTGCCAAGGAAAGCAGCATTTATGTCGTGGCCAATTTAGTAGAGAAAGTAAATTGTTCAACTGAAACTGACTGCCCACCCGAGCAACTAATCTTTTACAATTCCAACATTGTGTTCAATCGACATGGCTGCATCATATCCAG GTATCGGAAGTATAATCTTTACGGAGAAGCTGTGAGTGCTGAAAAAGAGGCGGATCTGTGCACTTTTGAGACGGACTTTAATGTAACGTTCGGCGTGATTATTTGTTTCGACATACTGTTTGGCAATCCTGCACAGCGACTTATCACTGAAAAAGGAGTTTCAGATATCATATTTTCGTCGGCATGGTTCTCTGAACTTCCGTTCCTTACAG CAACTAGCGTAGAGGCAGGATGGGCTCACTCTATGGATGTAAACCTTCTGGCCTCTGGAATTCGCAACCCGGCAACCGGAAATGGCGGAAGTGGCATCTACAACGGCAGTGGCGGACCCCTGGCAGTCACAGTGCCTCTCACCGAAGACAGTGTACTGCTCACAGCCCAAGTGCCAATCAAACCGACGAAGCACGCGCAAACAAAATGTCCATACTTCTCTTATTCTTCTGCCCATAGCAATATCGGAAAAACAGAGCAAGTTGGCAGAATAGATTCCCCTCGTCAAAGACAATACATCAAATCGGAATATTTCGGCGACCTACTACTGAAGAAAGACCCCAGCCTCTCTAGTATGTCATCGGAATTATTAGAGCCCGATTCGTTAGACCCATCATCGATAATCTATTCGTATCATAAAAACGATATACCTGGATTCATTTCATCCATCAGTGTCAAATGGAGAGTGGATTTGCCACTCGGCAATTCGACCCCTCGTTATCGTATGGTTTCGTTCAATGGTCTTAGACCGTTTGGCGACGTTAGGAATGAAAGTGTGGGTGTTTGTGGTGTAGTGGCCTGTGGGGATGAGACGTTTGATTCTTGTGGCGAGGTTCTCCCCCTCGATTCGGCACCGAAGATCATTTTTGAAAGTATCGAACTTCGTGTGAAGTCCGATTCTCTTACTTTAGGGTATCTTCCCATCACTATGGATTTTGGCCTGAAGCCGCTGCCACCCTCCGTCTTTAAGTTTTCTAAAGAGTACGTTCATTCTAATCAAACCGAGCCGGTGTGTATGGTCAAGATGGCTCTGATCAAACCAGTTCAGGATTTGTTTAGTTTTGCAATTTACAAAATCCCCGACTAA
- the LOC109037010 gene encoding vanin-like protein 1 isoform X2, which yields MEHDETYVAAVVDYHPRPWDDNFTVAEYMLANAAEHVSFIKEAKKLDAEIIVFPECGLTGITGMLGEAGTVRPKFKSIDVAIEIPSPVEPFESKGHTFTPDQEVLKVLSDAAKESSIYVVANLVEKVNCSTETDCPPEQLIFYNSNIVFNRHGCIISRYRKYNLYGEAVSAEKEADLCTFETDFNVTFGVIICFDILFGNPAQRLITEKGVSDIIFSSAWFSELPFLTATSVEAGWAHSMDVNLLASGIRNPATGNGGSGIYNGSGGPLAVTVPLTEDSVLLTAQVPIKPTKHAQTKCPYFSYSSAHSNIGKTEQVGRIDSPRQRQYIKSEYFGDLLLKKDPSLSSMSSELLEPDSLDPSSIIYSYHKNDIPGFISSISVKWRVDLPLGNSTPRYRMVSFNGLRPFGDVRNESVGVCGVVACGDETFDSCGEVLPLDSAPKIIFESIELRVKSDSLTLGYLPITMDFGLKPLPPSVFKFSKEYVHSNQTEPVCMVKMALIKPVQDLFSFAIYKIPD from the exons ATGGAACACGACGAAACGTACGTGGCTGCGGTTGTTGATTATCACCCTCGCCCGTGGGACGATAATTTCACCGTTGCAGAATATATGCTCGCAAATGCGGCCGAACATGTATCGTTCATCAAGGaagccaaaaaatta GACGCTGAGATTATTGTTTTCCCTGAGTGTGGGCTAACAGGTATCACTGGTATGCTCGGTGAAGCAGGCACAGTCAGGCCGAAGTTTAAGTCAATTGATGTGGCCATTGAAATTCCTTCACCTGTTGAACCTTTCGAGTCAAAAGGACATACTTTCACCCCTGATCAAGAG GTTTTGAAAGTCCTCTCCGACGCTGCCAAGGAAAGCAGCATTTATGTCGTGGCCAATTTAGTAGAGAAAGTAAATTGTTCAACTGAAACTGACTGCCCACCCGAGCAACTAATCTTTTACAATTCCAACATTGTGTTCAATCGACATGGCTGCATCATATCCAG GTATCGGAAGTATAATCTTTACGGAGAAGCTGTGAGTGCTGAAAAAGAGGCGGATCTGTGCACTTTTGAGACGGACTTTAATGTAACGTTCGGCGTGATTATTTGTTTCGACATACTGTTTGGCAATCCTGCACAGCGACTTATCACTGAAAAAGGAGTTTCAGATATCATATTTTCGTCGGCATGGTTCTCTGAACTTCCGTTCCTTACAG CAACTAGCGTAGAGGCAGGATGGGCTCACTCTATGGATGTAAACCTTCTGGCCTCTGGAATTCGCAACCCGGCAACCGGAAATGGCGGAAGTGGCATCTACAACGGCAGTGGCGGACCCCTGGCAGTCACAGTGCCTCTCACCGAAGACAGTGTACTGCTCACAGCCCAAGTGCCAATCAAACCGACGAAGCACGCGCAAACAAAATGTCCATACTTCTCTTATTCTTCTGCCCATAGCAATATCGGAAAAACAGAGCAAGTTGGCAGAATAGATTCCCCTCGTCAAAGACAATACATCAAATCGGAATATTTCGGCGACCTACTACTGAAGAAAGACCCCAGCCTCTCTAGTATGTCATCGGAATTATTAGAGCCCGATTCGTTAGACCCATCATCGATAATCTATTCGTATCATAAAAACGATATACCTGGATTCATTTCATCCATCAGTGTCAAATGGAGAGTGGATTTGCCACTCGGCAATTCGACCCCTCGTTATCGTATGGTTTCGTTCAATGGTCTTAGACCGTTTGGCGACGTTAGGAATGAAAGTGTGGGTGTTTGTGGTGTAGTGGCCTGTGGGGATGAGACGTTTGATTCTTGTGGCGAGGTTCTCCCCCTCGATTCGGCACCGAAGATCATTTTTGAAAGTATCGAACTTCGTGTGAAGTCCGATTCTCTTACTTTAGGGTATCTTCCCATCACTATGGATTTTGGCCTGAAGCCGCTGCCACCCTCCGTCTTTAAGTTTTCTAAAGAGTACGTTCATTCTAATCAAACCGAGCCGGTGTGTATGGTCAAGATGGCTCTGATCAAACCAGTTCAGGATTTGTTTAGTTTTGCAATTTACAAAATCCCCGACTAA